One genomic segment of Myxococcales bacterium includes these proteins:
- a CDS encoding Hsp70 family protein: protein MAARLVVGIDLGTTNSCLAWTAEGRDIAVLPILQATRDGRAERSTLPSVLYAPLAEETFDEPFCDRPWLTGELARDRGAEVLGRTVTSAKSWLSHPGNEPDLPTLPLGAAAGAPRLSPIEASARVLSHLARAFEHTTRLRLRDASVVLTLPASFDESARAATLEAATRAGLQASLLEEPQAAFYDFMAKEGALQAMLGRKRDALVLVVDVGGGTTDLSLISVERDGADVRCKRVATGEHLLLGGDNMDLALVALARTRIDDGDELDAFRTGQLLQQCRAAKEALLSEGAPTSYPVAIAKKGARLVGGAATARLTRAEVRKTLLDGFFPSVEAGRPPAARRPALVAAGLPYARDAAVTRHVARFLDRYGGGRAPDFLLLNGGVFRSELMRQTLTSAIRAWTGQRLVRLEESSPDLAVARGAARYGVVRLQHGARPGDSARIEAGATRSYYVGVSDSAGARRAVCVVPRGTAEGVRTEVATPVLRLRTGELARFELYRAKTGVVHPVGHVVDPADKAYAQLRPLLMSTAGASGLVEVTLSGELTPVGTLDLSLRERGGRERSFALAFQVRAAREASDAMKRGEARGDARIEATPPRTTSPRLKQAEALIDAAFSFASKEGPLVQRLVRDLEGALGDRLAWGVQDARGLFDVLLERRGARRWSAEHERAFWALAGLCLRPGFGAPGDDVRQRELYPLLLQGAKFGERGPVGQAFFVACRRVAPGLGATEQNGLFRELRPLLGNKSHAASESELRELLTGLERIDASSKAALGEVLVTSAETTRTPPSPRVLADLARLAARVPAYGPTTLVVPPAIVDGWLARLPTLDAAHPAAASSLVKLGRMTGVASRDLPEKTRRRLAKQLLAAGVAKESVVPLKAHVPLSQGEQGQRFGEALPPGLLLPAEEATS from the coding sequence ATGGCAGCGCGGCTTGTCGTCGGCATCGACCTCGGAACCACCAACTCGTGCCTCGCCTGGACGGCCGAGGGGCGAGACATCGCCGTTCTGCCCATCCTCCAGGCGACGCGCGACGGGCGGGCCGAGCGCTCCACGTTGCCGTCGGTGCTCTACGCGCCGCTCGCCGAGGAGACCTTCGACGAGCCCTTCTGCGATCGACCGTGGTTGACCGGCGAGCTCGCCCGCGACCGCGGCGCCGAAGTGCTTGGTCGCACAGTGACGAGCGCCAAGAGCTGGCTCTCTCATCCAGGAAACGAGCCCGACCTCCCGACGTTGCCCTTGGGTGCAGCCGCTGGGGCGCCGCGCCTCTCGCCCATCGAGGCGAGCGCGCGCGTTCTCTCGCACCTCGCGCGCGCCTTCGAGCACACGACGCGCCTCCGCTTGCGCGACGCGTCGGTGGTGTTGACCTTGCCGGCGTCCTTTGACGAGAGCGCCCGCGCCGCCACGCTGGAGGCCGCGACGCGAGCCGGGCTTCAAGCCTCGCTGCTCGAGGAGCCGCAGGCCGCGTTCTACGACTTCATGGCGAAGGAGGGAGCCCTTCAAGCGATGCTTGGAAGGAAGCGCGACGCCCTCGTGCTCGTCGTCGACGTGGGCGGCGGCACGACGGACCTCTCGCTCATTTCCGTGGAGCGCGACGGCGCGGACGTCCGTTGCAAACGCGTGGCCACGGGCGAGCACCTGCTGCTCGGCGGCGACAACATGGACCTCGCGCTCGTGGCGCTCGCGCGCACGCGCATCGACGACGGCGACGAGCTCGACGCGTTTCGTACGGGCCAGTTGCTCCAGCAGTGCCGTGCGGCCAAGGAGGCCTTGCTCTCGGAGGGCGCGCCGACTTCGTATCCCGTCGCCATCGCGAAGAAGGGCGCGCGACTCGTGGGCGGCGCGGCGACGGCGAGGCTCACACGCGCCGAGGTGCGCAAGACGCTCCTCGATGGCTTCTTCCCGTCGGTCGAGGCCGGCCGTCCGCCAGCGGCGCGACGACCGGCGCTGGTCGCCGCGGGTTTGCCCTACGCGCGCGACGCCGCCGTCACGCGTCACGTCGCCCGTTTTCTCGATCGCTACGGCGGAGGGCGCGCGCCGGACTTCTTGCTTCTGAATGGCGGCGTCTTCCGCTCCGAGCTCATGAGGCAGACGCTCACCTCCGCGATCCGAGCCTGGACGGGCCAAAGGCTCGTTCGCCTCGAAGAGTCGAGCCCCGACCTGGCCGTGGCCCGCGGCGCCGCACGCTACGGCGTCGTCCGACTTCAGCACGGAGCTCGGCCTGGCGACAGCGCCCGCATCGAGGCCGGTGCAACCCGCAGCTACTACGTCGGGGTCAGCGACAGCGCGGGGGCGCGACGTGCCGTCTGCGTCGTGCCGCGCGGCACCGCCGAAGGCGTCCGCACCGAGGTCGCGACGCCGGTGCTCAGGCTTCGCACCGGCGAGCTTGCTCGCTTCGAGCTGTACCGCGCCAAGACCGGTGTGGTGCACCCCGTTGGGCACGTGGTTGACCCCGCCGACAAGGCCTACGCGCAGCTTCGTCCGCTCTTGATGTCGACGGCGGGAGCGTCGGGCCTCGTGGAGGTGACGCTCTCCGGCGAGCTCACGCCGGTGGGGACCCTCGACCTGTCGCTGCGCGAGCGCGGCGGCCGCGAGCGTTCCTTCGCGCTCGCCTTTCAGGTGCGCGCGGCGCGCGAAGCAAGCGACGCGATGAAGCGCGGCGAAGCGAGAGGCGACGCGCGCATCGAGGCCACGCCGCCGCGGACCACGTCGCCGCGGCTGAAGCAGGCCGAGGCGCTCATCGACGCGGCGTTTTCCTTCGCGAGCAAGGAGGGGCCTCTCGTTCAACGCCTCGTGCGGGACCTCGAAGGGGCCCTCGGCGACCGACTCGCGTGGGGCGTCCAAGACGCACGAGGTCTCTTCGATGTTCTCCTCGAACGCCGCGGCGCGAGGCGCTGGTCCGCCGAACACGAGCGCGCGTTCTGGGCGCTCGCCGGCCTGTGCCTTCGTCCTGGCTTCGGCGCGCCCGGCGACGATGTCCGCCAGCGCGAGCTCTACCCGCTGCTCCTCCAGGGCGCGAAGTTCGGCGAGCGCGGCCCCGTGGGGCAGGCGTTCTTCGTCGCGTGCCGGCGGGTCGCGCCGGGCCTCGGCGCTACCGAACAGAACGGCCTCTTCCGGGAGCTCCGGCCGCTCCTCGGCAACAAGTCGCACGCCGCTTCCGAGAGTGAGCTGCGCGAGCTCTTGACGGGCCTCGAGCGCATCGACGCTTCCTCGAAGGCCGCGCTCGGCGAGGTGCTCGTGACGAGCGCGGAGACCACCCGCACACCGCCCAGTCCGCGCGTCCTCGCGGACCTCGCGCGTCTCGCCGCGCGCGTTCCGGCGTACGGTCCCACGACCCTCGTCGTACCTCCGGCCATCGTCGACGGCTGGCTCGCGCGCTTGCCGACGCTCGATGCCGCGCATCCCGCCGCGGCTTCGTCGCTCGTGAAGCTCGGCCGCATGACTGGCGTCGCTTCACGCGATCTGCCCGAGAAGACGCGACGCCGCCTTGCAAAGCAGCTCTTGGCTGCCGGCGTCGCCAAAGAGAGCGTCGTGCCGCTCAAGGCTCACGTACCGCTCTCGCAAGGCGAACAAGGGCAGCGCTTCGGCGAGGCGCTGCCGCCGGGACTTCTGCTACCTGCCGAGGAGGCGACGAGCTGA
- a CDS encoding 2OG-Fe(II) oxygenase, with translation MAITATVFEGTSFHFARAPLARLGAESRARFQAATPFAHAVFDDFLGEALSLRLARAFPRPDHPGWMRRDYHEQSARLGQLQRTGFEGVEPLLRQLLAELSGMAFLDFLSSLTGLTGLIADPHFRGAGPSATLRGGHLALHADFNRDRTRHLARALTVLYYLPLDWDSSWGGELELWDSDRTRCAVSIAPTRDRLVVMAHGDTFWHGHPSPLACPDDRFRASVAAYFYRAAPTAEDDEAHGAIWATPEGT, from the coding sequence ATGGCCATCACGGCAACGGTGTTCGAAGGCACCTCCTTCCACTTCGCGCGCGCGCCGCTCGCTCGGCTCGGCGCGGAGAGCCGCGCGCGCTTCCAGGCCGCGACGCCTTTCGCCCATGCCGTCTTCGACGACTTCCTCGGCGAGGCGCTCTCGCTCCGCCTCGCGCGGGCCTTTCCTCGGCCCGACCACCCCGGGTGGATGCGCCGCGACTACCACGAGCAGAGCGCGCGCCTCGGGCAGCTCCAGCGGACCGGCTTCGAGGGCGTAGAGCCGCTCCTCCGTCAGCTCCTCGCGGAGCTCTCGGGCATGGCGTTCTTGGACTTCCTCTCTTCGCTCACGGGCCTGACGGGACTCATCGCCGATCCACACTTCCGCGGCGCCGGGCCATCGGCGACGTTGCGTGGCGGGCACCTTGCGCTTCACGCGGACTTCAACCGCGATCGCACGAGGCACCTCGCGCGCGCGTTGACCGTCCTCTACTACCTGCCCTTGGACTGGGACTCGTCGTGGGGGGGCGAGCTTGAGTTATGGGACAGCGACCGCACGCGCTGCGCGGTCTCCATCGCGCCAACGCGCGACCGGCTCGTCGTGATGGCTCACGGCGACACGTTCTGGCATGGGCACCCGAGCCCCCTCGCCTGCCCCGACGATCGCTTTCGCGCGTCGGTCGCCGCGTATTTCTACCGCGCGGCGCCGACCGCTGAAGACGACGAGGCGCACGGCGCCATCTGGGCTACGCCCGAGGGCACGTAG
- a CDS encoding LysR family transcriptional regulator — translation MARRTPSSDASPLVAPALVGRARRRRPLDVEQLRRFAAVAQAGGFLAGARSLRLAQPAVSRSVRALEEELGARLIERTTRRFALTELGARLLAESDGLFERLEELRGLATPAGPDLRGAVRFGASEAVASAIVPRAMAMLASRHRTLHPYVVVAPTRDLVLRAQASDLEGVFTFNPLRGSDLVRKTLGAFRFHLVCSATHQNDPRTTETFFGSREVEDERERHFPALLAWRSRWPKARIRGSTNSLTAQRELVESGAGVAILPEFLVHRELASGRFVRLPGVDFRFPLTLVRRRASPSPSAQAFIDAIAASAELMPGYVGASENETPARSHRA, via the coding sequence ATGGCCCGCCGCACGCCTTCTTCCGACGCGTCTCCTCTTGTTGCCCCCGCTCTCGTTGGACGGGCGAGGCGTCGGCGTCCCCTCGACGTCGAGCAGCTCCGCCGCTTCGCCGCGGTAGCCCAGGCCGGAGGCTTCTTGGCTGGCGCCCGCTCGCTCCGCCTCGCGCAGCCGGCCGTGAGCCGGTCTGTCCGCGCGCTCGAAGAGGAGCTCGGCGCGCGCCTCATCGAACGGACGACGCGCCGCTTCGCGCTCACCGAGCTTGGTGCCCGGTTGCTCGCCGAGTCGGACGGCCTCTTCGAACGGCTCGAAGAGCTTCGCGGGCTCGCCACACCGGCCGGCCCCGACTTGCGCGGCGCCGTTCGCTTCGGGGCGAGCGAGGCGGTCGCCTCCGCCATCGTGCCCCGCGCCATGGCGATGCTCGCTTCGCGCCACCGAACGCTCCACCCCTACGTCGTGGTCGCGCCCACGAGGGATCTCGTCCTTCGCGCCCAAGCATCGGACTTGGAGGGCGTGTTCACCTTCAATCCGCTGCGCGGCAGCGACCTCGTGCGAAAGACCCTCGGTGCGTTTCGCTTTCACCTCGTGTGTTCGGCGACGCACCAGAACGACCCGCGCACCACCGAGACCTTCTTCGGCAGCCGCGAGGTCGAAGACGAACGCGAGCGCCACTTTCCGGCGCTGCTCGCGTGGCGAAGCCGGTGGCCGAAGGCGCGCATCCGTGGCTCGACCAACAGCCTCACGGCCCAACGCGAGCTCGTGGAGAGCGGCGCCGGCGTCGCGATCCTCCCTGAGTTTCTCGTGCACCGCGAGCTCGCGAGCGGGCGCTTCGTGCGACTGCCGGGCGTCGACTTCCGATTTCCGCTGACGCTCGTGCGACGCCGCGCGTCGCCTTCGCCTTCGGCGCAAGCCTTCATTGACGCCATCGCCGCGAGCGCCGAGCTCATGCCCGGCTACGTGGGCGCCTCAGAAAACGAAACCCCGGCCCGCTCGCATCGCGCGTGA
- a CDS encoding SRPBCC family protein produces the protein MRKKIGIGFAVVIALLVVVIATRPAEFRIERSVEVAAAPAAVYPHLVDFHAWANWSPWDKLDLGMKRTFSGAPVGKGAVYEWSGNDKVGSGRMEITDVRENAQVNIKLDFITPFKASNLTEFTVTPSGAGSKITWAMTGQNNFMSKAFSLVMNMDKMVGGDFEKGLAELKKLAEAKAPPAGTAAKAP, from the coding sequence ATGCGGAAGAAGATCGGCATCGGCTTTGCGGTGGTTATCGCTCTCCTCGTGGTCGTCATCGCGACGCGGCCCGCTGAGTTTCGCATCGAGCGGAGCGTCGAGGTGGCGGCGGCGCCGGCGGCTGTCTACCCGCACCTGGTCGACTTTCACGCGTGGGCCAACTGGTCGCCTTGGGACAAGCTCGACCTGGGAATGAAGAGAACGTTCTCGGGCGCGCCCGTGGGCAAGGGCGCCGTCTACGAGTGGTCCGGCAACGACAAGGTCGGCTCGGGCCGCATGGAGATCACCGACGTTCGCGAGAACGCCCAAGTGAACATCAAGCTCGACTTCATCACGCCCTTCAAGGCGAGCAACCTCACCGAGTTCACCGTGACGCCGAGCGGCGCGGGGTCGAAGATCACCTGGGCCATGACGGGCCAGAACAACTTCATGAGCAAGGCGTTCTCGCTCGTCATGAACATGGACAAGATGGTCGGCGGCGACTTCGAAAAGGGGCTCGCCGAGCTCAAGAAGCTCGCTGAAGCCAAGGCGCCTCCCGCAGGCACCGCGGCCAAGGCGCCCTGA
- a CDS encoding sterol desaturase family protein: MAPYPDPTLYATPVFLAALALEFFVLRRWRREGRDVVGYEVKDTWASLGMGIGSLVTVTAINLGVFAMATWLWAHRLTDLGQGVLGWTVALVGWDFAYYWRHRLEHECRLFWASHVNHHSSQHFNLSTALRQPWTPVMELAFFPPLALVGVAPWMIMVSAGINLIYQFWVHTEVVGRLPRPIEAVFNTPSHHRVHHGSNPEYLDKNYAGILIVWDRLFGTFQVEKARVVYGLTKNIGSFNPFVIAFHEYAALYRDASRAKGLRNALGVLWHGPAWRPDP, encoded by the coding sequence GTGGCCCCGTATCCGGATCCCACGCTCTACGCGACGCCGGTCTTTCTCGCAGCGCTCGCCCTTGAGTTCTTCGTCTTGCGCCGCTGGCGGCGCGAAGGACGTGACGTGGTCGGCTACGAGGTGAAGGACACCTGGGCGAGCCTCGGCATGGGCATCGGCTCGCTCGTTACGGTCACCGCCATCAACCTTGGCGTCTTCGCCATGGCCACGTGGCTCTGGGCGCATCGTTTGACGGATCTCGGGCAGGGCGTCCTCGGCTGGACCGTCGCGCTCGTAGGCTGGGACTTCGCCTACTACTGGCGCCATCGCCTCGAGCACGAGTGCCGGCTCTTCTGGGCCAGCCACGTGAACCATCACTCGAGCCAGCACTTCAACTTGTCGACGGCGCTGCGCCAGCCGTGGACGCCGGTCATGGAGCTTGCCTTCTTTCCGCCGCTCGCGCTGGTCGGTGTCGCGCCCTGGATGATCATGGTCTCGGCGGGCATCAACCTCATCTACCAATTTTGGGTCCACACCGAGGTCGTCGGCCGCTTGCCCCGCCCCATCGAAGCCGTCTTCAACACGCCCTCACACCACCGCGTGCACCACGGCTCGAACCCCGAGTACCTCGACAAGAACTACGCCGGCATCCTCATCGTCTGGGACCGGCTCTTTGGGACCTTCCAAGTGGAGAAGGCTCGCGTCGTCTACGGCCTCACCAAGAACATCGGGAGCTTCAACCCGTTCGTGATCGCGTTCCACGAATACGCGGCGCTCTACCGCGACGCGTCGCGCGCCAAGGGGCTACGAAACGCGCTCGGGGTTCTGTGGCACGGCCCGGCGTGGCGCCCCGATCCGTGA
- a CDS encoding proteinase inhibitor, protein MKAVAILVPLAAAALLAACSSDPSSSATSPGSAKSNGVRYRADVKPVTRVEDAKPGVFIPPFLDCRAPLAGESGTGPGGQVCTQVSIAGATEPGKDFAKYASCDVVRTQRPYYARARAKPIANKAALPPSFASEVEWARSEVASTGCACCHDSRVTPSGPSQWDIAAPGNWLETASSTGLALFVGLADSSVLGAFPPDQNHGFERTTVGVPSTDPKRMRKVVEAELARRGVSEAESRAVPPFGGPIYENSVRPPAQCGAGEGIDAAGRITFPSGKARYVFVSEAGSKNPGVPPNLDHPAGLLWRLDVLASGDPVESGLRYGTTPGEASFQDTPATGDAPPLVKGRTYQLVTLLDMGLPTTNCLFVFGEATEPPPPPPPPPPATATVEDAGKPGSDASTKPPSTFGVACTTDATCSGLANYCAKMPGQAQGYCTATGCKSNASVCPSGWGCLDISLFQPGAPSICTKP, encoded by the coding sequence ATGAAAGCCGTCGCGATCCTGGTCCCTCTCGCCGCTGCCGCGCTCCTCGCAGCCTGTTCGTCTGACCCCTCGAGCTCCGCCACTTCTCCCGGGTCGGCGAAGTCGAATGGCGTCCGGTACCGCGCCGACGTGAAGCCCGTCACGCGGGTAGAGGATGCGAAGCCGGGCGTCTTCATCCCGCCGTTCCTCGACTGTCGTGCGCCGCTCGCCGGAGAATCGGGGACGGGCCCCGGTGGGCAGGTCTGCACGCAGGTGTCGATCGCGGGCGCGACCGAGCCCGGCAAAGACTTCGCCAAGTACGCGTCGTGCGACGTCGTCCGAACCCAGCGTCCCTACTACGCGCGGGCACGCGCCAAGCCGATCGCCAACAAGGCTGCGCTTCCGCCGTCCTTTGCGAGCGAGGTGGAGTGGGCCCGCTCGGAGGTAGCCTCGACGGGCTGCGCTTGCTGCCACGATAGCCGCGTCACCCCGAGTGGGCCATCGCAATGGGACATCGCGGCGCCCGGCAACTGGCTCGAGACCGCCTCGAGCACCGGCCTCGCGCTCTTCGTCGGTCTCGCCGACTCCTCTGTGCTCGGGGCTTTCCCGCCGGACCAAAATCACGGGTTCGAGCGCACAACCGTCGGCGTGCCATCCACCGACCCAAAGCGAATGCGAAAGGTCGTCGAAGCCGAGCTGGCTCGACGTGGCGTCTCGGAAGCCGAGTCGCGCGCCGTTCCGCCTTTCGGCGGACCCATCTACGAGAACAGCGTTCGCCCGCCCGCTCAGTGCGGAGCGGGCGAGGGCATCGACGCTGCAGGCCGCATCACGTTCCCTTCGGGCAAGGCACGTTATGTCTTTGTCTCGGAAGCGGGCTCCAAGAACCCCGGTGTCCCGCCGAACCTCGATCACCCCGCGGGCCTCTTGTGGCGCCTCGACGTGCTCGCGAGCGGAGACCCCGTCGAGAGCGGACTCCGCTATGGCACGACACCCGGCGAGGCGTCGTTCCAGGACACGCCGGCGACGGGCGACGCGCCGCCGCTGGTGAAGGGGCGAACTTACCAACTGGTGACGCTCCTCGACATGGGACTGCCGACGACGAATTGCCTCTTCGTCTTCGGCGAAGCGACCGAGCCGCCGCCGCCGCCGCCGCCGCCCCCGCCGGCGACGGCGACGGTTGAGGACGCGGGCAAGCCTGGCTCAGACGCGTCCACCAAGCCACCGAGCACCTTCGGTGTGGCCTGCACCACTGACGCGACCTGTTCGGGGCTTGCCAACTACTGCGCCAAGATGCCGGGCCAGGCGCAGGGCTACTGCACCGCGACGGGGTGCAAGAGCAACGCGAGCGTCTGTCCGTCGGGCTGGGGATGCCTCGACATCTCGCTGTTTCAACCGGGCGCGCCGTCGATTTGTACAAAGCCCTGA
- a CDS encoding GNAT family N-acetyltransferase — translation MSTSSDVHVRPARLSDYAAFVRLFPELAVPDPIPTEQRFAKELVPTAVVAELGARGPEPIVGYAYFQLMGRTLYVRHVITDPTARRRGVGLALMEALRAHGLANACVDWCLNVKPDNDAALALYRVGMSEAFASVSLAVPWAVVPESAPAHAHAVRPIDAGDDARVELAMRMIDGQLATLRAVGPDRVLLMLEEGQGEVTGAAVFHPHFPGAYPFRVARPELTWPMLAALRPYAREADLVINVVVEGQADVADALVSKGAIVTLSSVHMKGRL, via the coding sequence ATGTCGACGTCTTCTGACGTGCATGTGCGGCCCGCGCGGCTCAGCGACTACGCCGCCTTCGTGAGGCTCTTCCCGGAGCTTGCCGTCCCCGACCCGATTCCCACGGAGCAGCGGTTCGCCAAGGAGCTCGTGCCGACGGCGGTCGTCGCGGAGCTTGGCGCGCGTGGCCCGGAGCCGATCGTCGGGTACGCGTATTTCCAGCTCATGGGGCGCACGCTTTACGTGCGGCACGTCATCACAGACCCGACCGCGCGGCGCCGCGGCGTGGGGCTGGCCCTCATGGAGGCCCTTCGCGCTCATGGTCTCGCGAACGCGTGCGTCGACTGGTGCCTCAACGTGAAGCCTGACAACGACGCGGCCCTCGCGCTCTACCGTGTGGGGATGAGCGAGGCGTTCGCGTCGGTCTCGTTGGCGGTGCCATGGGCCGTCGTGCCTGAGTCGGCTCCTGCGCACGCGCACGCCGTGCGCCCCATCGACGCTGGCGACGACGCGCGGGTGGAGTTGGCCATGCGCATGATCGACGGGCAGCTCGCCACGCTTCGGGCCGTAGGTCCGGACCGCGTGCTCTTGATGCTCGAGGAAGGGCAAGGCGAGGTCACGGGCGCCGCGGTCTTTCATCCACACTTCCCCGGTGCGTATCCCTTCCGTGTGGCCCGCCCAGAGCTGACGTGGCCCATGCTCGCGGCGCTGCGTCCTTACGCGCGCGAAGCGGACCTCGTCATCAACGTCGTCGTCGAAGGGCAAGCCGACGTGGCCGATGCGCTCGTGTCGAAGGGCGCCATCGTCACGTTGTCGAGCGTGCACATGAAGGGGCGCCTTTAG
- a CDS encoding acyl--CoA ligase, with protein sequence MVSKRWSLRQAVTDKVKTVLAAAVPAPAPRQPREPPAASDVGAGPLWSAFEKHAGQRGAAPALVTQDRTVSFSELFAAAESLAGVLAEKGVASGDRVGLSLPNGPDFAITLLALCRLSTTVLLVSTRYGSAEGHAIVRGLAPRVFITVAGDAGLSDGAVGALRLDLAEGPGLGASLRLLFPLANPVSNDDAASAPTVLSQAAVVKLTSGSTGEPKAVVLSAANVLAEAENVVTTLSLSARDRIVVPVPLYHSYGFDLGLLSMLTAGSTLVLREVFVPRQAWRDLNDPSTTVFLGVPSMYRFLCEVAPTSPPTLLLLCCLLSCTAPLPGELIAKFRERFGVSICQHYGSSETGAVANHVPGRVAERLGSVGRALHGVTVRVVGDDGVDVPVGQEGEFVVESRAVAIGYAMGAPAEPSPLRTPTFRTGDLGVVDGEGFLFVRGRKDDVINVGGMKVYPLEVVRVLEAHPSVREAAVAAMRDASGEQSVYAAVTLRARWGARTGERLRAGGPLQRAARRLPCAKAHRHHGRTAARAHRQGAPQGGRGDSRKMSAASSVENAVSGREVEREVLELLRTFVVDGETARIDAERPLSELGLDSMALLKLLAELEKRFETTFGDDVWGTKSQLTARALVGWLEQAGEKAAEKERASKRAAALPPLAPVTNEARRLLGRALHAAMWRADARNLFRAERSILLSRDLERALPARREVAGLRFEETATAAFVTEAPPWAGTKENLARWARDGFTLVTAWLGDELAATDWLSPTGDDEASSGLSLRNAEGACFGLGLFENPRLKGRGIGLALAIHSLYFTKERGYRTQTTMVDSKNAPMLTASAHVLGFEKVGHVDTVAVLGRPVSRWTVRGVSGVGGVLRL encoded by the coding sequence ATGGTGAGCAAGCGATGGTCTCTTCGGCAGGCCGTGACCGACAAGGTCAAGACGGTGCTTGCAGCGGCCGTCCCAGCGCCCGCGCCGCGGCAGCCGAGGGAGCCGCCCGCCGCTTCCGACGTGGGCGCGGGGCCCTTGTGGTCGGCCTTCGAGAAGCACGCAGGGCAGCGTGGCGCGGCGCCCGCCCTCGTCACGCAAGATCGCACGGTGTCTTTTTCGGAGCTCTTCGCCGCGGCCGAATCGCTCGCCGGCGTGCTCGCGGAGAAGGGCGTCGCCTCAGGCGATCGCGTGGGCTTATCGCTTCCGAACGGCCCCGACTTCGCCATCACGCTCTTGGCCCTTTGCCGACTGTCGACGACCGTCCTCCTGGTCTCGACGCGCTACGGGAGCGCGGAAGGGCACGCCATCGTGCGCGGCCTCGCACCGCGCGTCTTCATCACGGTGGCCGGTGACGCCGGACTCTCCGATGGCGCCGTAGGGGCGTTGCGTCTCGACCTCGCCGAGGGGCCGGGGCTCGGCGCTTCGCTGCGGCTCCTCTTCCCGCTCGCCAACCCGGTCTCAAACGACGACGCCGCGAGCGCGCCGACGGTCCTTTCGCAAGCAGCGGTCGTCAAGCTCACGTCCGGCTCGACGGGGGAGCCGAAGGCCGTGGTCCTCTCGGCCGCGAACGTCCTGGCCGAAGCCGAGAACGTCGTCACCACGTTGTCGCTCTCGGCGCGCGATCGGATCGTCGTGCCGGTGCCGCTCTACCACTCCTACGGCTTCGACCTCGGGCTCCTGTCGATGTTGACGGCCGGTAGCACGCTCGTTCTTCGAGAGGTCTTCGTTCCGCGCCAAGCCTGGCGCGATTTGAACGACCCCTCCACGACGGTGTTCCTCGGCGTGCCGTCGATGTACCGGTTCCTCTGCGAGGTCGCCCCGACGAGTCCGCCGACGCTTCTTCTCCTCTGCTGCCTTCTCTCGTGCACGGCGCCCTTGCCAGGGGAGCTCATTGCCAAGTTCCGCGAGCGCTTTGGTGTCTCGATCTGCCAGCACTACGGCTCGTCGGAGACAGGCGCCGTCGCGAACCACGTGCCGGGCCGCGTCGCCGAGCGCCTCGGGTCCGTGGGTCGAGCGCTCCATGGCGTCACGGTTCGCGTCGTGGGCGACGACGGCGTCGACGTTCCGGTGGGCCAGGAGGGCGAGTTCGTCGTGGAGAGCCGCGCCGTGGCCATCGGCTACGCCATGGGCGCCCCGGCAGAGCCGTCGCCGCTGCGGACGCCAACGTTCCGAACGGGCGATCTGGGCGTCGTCGACGGCGAGGGGTTTCTCTTCGTGCGAGGCCGCAAGGACGACGTCATCAACGTCGGAGGCATGAAGGTGTACCCTCTCGAGGTTGTGCGCGTGCTCGAAGCTCACCCTTCCGTGCGAGAGGCCGCGGTGGCCGCCATGCGCGACGCGTCGGGCGAGCAGTCGGTCTACGCGGCCGTCACGTTGCGCGCGCGATGGGGAGCGCGAACGGGTGAGCGCCTCCGAGCTGGTGGCCCACTGCAAAGGGCAGCTCGCCGACTACCGTGTGCCAAGGCGCATCGACATCATGGACGAACTGCCGCGCGGGCCCACCGGCAAGGTGCGCCTCAAGGCGGTCGAGGAGACTCCCGCAAGATGAGCGCCGCTTCTTCTGTTGAAAACGCGGTCTCGGGCCGAGAGGTCGAGCGCGAGGTGCTGGAGCTGCTCCGCACTTTCGTTGTCGACGGAGAAACGGCGCGCATCGATGCCGAGCGTCCCCTGTCGGAGCTGGGCCTCGACTCGATGGCGCTGCTCAAGTTGCTCGCGGAGCTTGAGAAGCGCTTTGAGACGACGTTCGGCGACGACGTTTGGGGCACCAAGAGTCAGCTCACGGCGCGCGCGCTTGTCGGTTGGCTCGAGCAAGCAGGCGAGAAGGCCGCCGAGAAGGAGCGTGCTTCGAAGAGAGCCGCCGCGCTGCCGCCGCTCGCGCCTGTGACCAACGAGGCGCGCAGGTTGCTCGGTCGCGCGCTCCACGCAGCCATGTGGCGTGCCGACGCGCGGAACCTGTTTCGCGCAGAGCGATCGATCCTCCTGTCACGCGATCTTGAGCGCGCGTTGCCAGCGCGCCGCGAGGTCGCAGGGCTGCGCTTCGAAGAGACCGCGACCGCGGCCTTCGTGACGGAGGCCCCGCCCTGGGCCGGGACCAAAGAGAACCTCGCGCGCTGGGCAAGAGATGGCTTCACGCTCGTGACGGCGTGGCTCGGCGACGAGCTGGCGGCGACCGATTGGCTCTCCCCGACGGGCGACGACGAAGCGAGCAGCGGGCTTTCGCTCCGCAACGCCGAGGGCGCGTGTTTCGGTCTCGGTCTCTTCGAGAACCCTCGGCTCAAGGGGCGCGGCATCGGCCTCGCGCTCGCGATTCACTCGCTCTACTTCACCAAGGAGCGCGGCTACCGAACACAGACGACGATGGTCGACTCGAAGAACGCGCCCATGCTGACCGCCTCGGCGCACGTCTTGGGCTTCGAAAAGGTGGGCCACGTCGACACGGTGGCGGTGCTCGGCAGGCCCGTGTCGCGCTGGACGGTGCGTGGCGTGTCGGGCGTGGGTGGCGTGCTCCGGCTGTGA